The Methanophagales archaeon genomic interval CCCCTTTTGCTCTCGCTGATACAAGCTTGTAATCCATGAATATCGCTAATAAGGGAGCTAAGGTATGGTTAAGAAGGTATATGGAGTTATAGGCAATCCGATAGAGCATAGTCTCTCGCCCGTTATGCACAATGCGGCATTTGAGGCTCTGGGACTGGATGCTATTTATCTCGCATTTAGAGTGGCTGAGCATGACCTTGGCGACGCGATAAGGGGCGCAAAGAGTCTGGGCATCGCCGGGCTCAATGTGACTATACCACTGAAGGAGAAGGCACTTGCTTTCGTTGAGGCTGATGATATAGCGAGCCGAATAGGAGCGATAAATACAATAGATTTCACCTCCGGGACTCCCACTGGCTATAATACCGATGGTATAGGTGCATTGACGGTATTGAAGGAGAGAGTAGGAGAAATAAAAGGAAAAGAGGTCTTAATTCTCGGCGCTGGCGGTGCCGCACGTGCTATAGCTTTCTATCTTGATACTGAAGGTGCGAGACTAACGATAGCGAATCGAACAGAAGACAGAGCTGCTATGCTCGCTTCTTCACTCCACAATGCGGATTTTATCAGCCTGAGCGAGGAAGAGCTTAAACGCCATATCAAAGATGCTGATATCCTGATAAACACCACTTCAGTTGGTATGTATCCACGAGCAGATGCAACGTTAGTGAATGCTGGGATGATGCATTCCAGGCTCGTTGTGTTTGATATCGTATATAATCCTGCGGAAACGAAGTTACTGAGAGAAGCGAAGAAGGCGGGTGTGCAAACGATAATCGAAGGAGTGAAGATGCTTGTGTATCAGGGTGCTGCATCGTTCAGGATATGGACAGGCATGGAACCCCCGGTGGAAGTAATGGAGGCTGCAGTTCGAAAAGCTCTATCGCTATCATGACCCTCCTAACCCCTCCTTAACTCCTTCATCCTCTCTACGCTCCGCGCTATGTAATGTGGTGCTCCTACATCCCACCGGTTCCACAGTGCTCCATCTATATGCCTGATACCATCGAGTGAAATTGCCCTCGCATCCTCTATGCTATCGCCGATGCCAACCGTGCATACAGTTCTTGAACCGAGTGCGTAGGTATTGCCATCTGCTTTCAACTCCATAGAGCCCGGATATACTCGCAGGTTATCGCCGTATTCCTCTTTCAAACGATATACACCACTCAAATCCACCTTCCTGTCGCCACTGTAGCTCTCACGGTAACCGCCGTAGTCCATAGGCACCGCATACGTCACGACAGTCGCCTTAGCCTCACATTCCAGCTTCGATGGCGATAGATTACCCTCTATCATGCTAAAACAGAGTTCCACAGGGTCGCTTTTCAGGACAGGCAATACATTCTGAATCTCTGGATCGCCTGGACGACTGTTTATCTCCAGTATCTTCGCTCCTTCTCGCGTATGCATGAAAGCGACATAAAAAGATATTCCCCTCAACTCATCATTATTATTACTGCCATCGCCTCTTAGTGCATTGAATATCTTCTGTACTATTCTCTCTTCCTCTTCTCTATCATGTCTATCCATAAACGGCAGCCAATCCTTAGTATCTTTGTAAGAGCCCATACCCCCTGTATTCTGACCCATATCGGAATCAAAAGCGCGTTTGTAATCCCTCGTATCCGGTACTGGCACGAGA includes:
- the aroE gene encoding shikimate dehydrogenase, whose translation is MVKKVYGVIGNPIEHSLSPVMHNAAFEALGLDAIYLAFRVAEHDLGDAIRGAKSLGIAGLNVTIPLKEKALAFVEADDIASRIGAINTIDFTSGTPTGYNTDGIGALTVLKERVGEIKGKEVLILGAGGAARAIAFYLDTEGARLTIANRTEDRAAMLASSLHNADFISLSEEELKRHIKDADILINTTSVGMYPRADATLVNAGMMHSRLVVFDIVYNPAETKLLREAKKAGVQTIIEGVKMLVYQGAASFRIWTGMEPPVEVMEAAVRKALSLS